The genomic DNA GCTGGTCAGCAATGCCAGCGCGCTGGGCGCCGAGCCGCTGGTGCGGCTGGCGGAGCTGCCCCTGGAGGGTCTGCGGCGGGCTCTGGAGGTGAACGTGGTGGCCGCGCTGGGCCTGGTCCGCGAGGCGCTGCCGCTGCTGCGGGCGGCCCCCGCGGGCGCGGTGCTGACGATCAGCTCCGACGCGGCCGCCGAGGCGTACGAGACGTGGGGCGGTTACGGGGCGTCCAAGGCGGCCCTGGACCAGCTGGCGGCGGTGCTGGGCGCCGAGGAGCCGGGGCTGCGGGTCTGGGCGGTCGATCCGGGGGACATGGCCACGGACCTGTACGCGGCGGCCGTGCCGGAGGACGAGGACCCCCGGCCGGACCCCGCGAGTGTCGTGCCGGCCCTGCTGCGGCTGCTGGACGAGCGTCCGGCGAGCGGGCGCTACGGGGCTCCGGCGCTGCTGGAGGCACGGTGATGTCGTCCCTGACGGTGAGGGTCCCGGAGGAGCTGTCGGCCCGGGTGCCGGTCGAGCAGCGGGGGCCGGGGATCGACCGGGACGGTGTGCGGCTGCTGGTGTCGCGCGGCACCGAGGTGTCGCACCACGGGTTCGCGGAGCTGCCGGGGCTGCTGCGGGCCGGTGATCTGCTGGTGGTGAACACGTCGCCCACGCTGGCCGCCGCGGTGGACGGCAGGGTCGGGCACGCGCGCGTGGTGGTGCATTTCTCCACGCGCGGGGACGACGGCCGGTGGGCGGTGGAGCTGCGGGAACCGGACGGGCGGGGCACCACGCGCGCGCGTGCGGAAGCGGCGGAAGCGGCGGACGGCCCGCGCGCGCGTGCGCAGGGAGTGGGGGCACGCGGGTGCGGTGGTCCGGCGGGGACGAAGGTGCGGCTGCCGGGTGGTGCGCGGCTGGTGCTGGAGGAGCCGCTGAGTGCGCGCGGCGACCGGCTGTGGTGGGCGCGGGTGTCGGGGGTGGAGGTGCCCGCGCTGCTTCGGGAGCACGGGCGGCCCATTCGGTACTCCTATACGGACCGGGACCAGCCGCTGTCCGTCTACCAGACGGTGTTCGCGCTGCCGTACGCGGACGGGACGGGCAGTGCGGAGATGCCGAGCGCGGCGCGGCCCTTCACGGCGCGGCTGGTGGCGGAGCTGGTGAGCCGTGGGGTGCAGTTCGCGCCGGTGACGCTGCACACGGGGGTGGCCTCGGCCGAGTCGCACGAGCCGCCCTACCCGGAGCGGTTCGCCGTGCCGGAGGCGTCGGCGCGGCTGATCAACGCCGTGCGCGCCGGTGACGGGCGGGTGGTGGCGGTGGGGACGACGGCCGTGCGGGCGGTGGAGTCGGCGGCCGGCCCCGACGGGGTCGTACGGGCGCGGGCCGGGTGGACCGATCTGGTCGTGACCCCGGAGCGTGGGGTGCGGGTGGTGGAGGGCCTGCTCACGGGGCTGCACGAGCCCGAGGCCTCGCATCTGCTGATGCTGGAGGCGGTGGCGGGGCCGGCGGCGATCGACCGTGGGTACGAGGCGGCGGTGGGCGGGCGCTACCTGTGGCACGAGTTCGGGGACGTCCATCTCCTCCTGCCGTAGGAAGGCGGCGTGCAGCCACTCACACTTCGCATTGCTCCAGCAACTATCAGTGAGAAAGGTGGGGGGTCGATGTGAGCCCGCACATAGGGCGCACGTCACGTACGAAGGGGAGTAGGAGAGCGACTCGTCCGTTTTGAGCGGGGCAGATGGTCCAATCTGCCCCGTTTTGCCGTTCCCTGATCCACTACCCAGGATCGTACGTCACACCTTTGCCTCCGGATTTTGCGGTCGCTAAGAATTGCTCTCGTCGCT from Streptomyces sp. CB09001 includes the following:
- a CDS encoding SDR family oxidoreductase, which gives rise to MPVAIITGASKGLGRAFAEALAARGWDLVLDARNPEVLKETATALEAYGTRVEALPGDVTDSWHRTGLVTEARRLGGVDLLVSNASALGAEPLVRLAELPLEGLRRALEVNVVAALGLVREALPLLRAAPAGAVLTISSDAAAEAYETWGGYGASKAALDQLAAVLGAEEPGLRVWAVDPGDMATDLYAAAVPEDEDPRPDPASVVPALLRLLDERPASGRYGAPALLEAR
- a CDS encoding S-adenosylmethionine:tRNA ribosyltransferase-isomerase translates to MSSLTVRVPEELSARVPVEQRGPGIDRDGVRLLVSRGTEVSHHGFAELPGLLRAGDLLVVNTSPTLAAAVDGRVGHARVVVHFSTRGDDGRWAVELREPDGRGTTRARAEAAEAADGPRARAQGVGARGCGGPAGTKVRLPGGARLVLEEPLSARGDRLWWARVSGVEVPALLREHGRPIRYSYTDRDQPLSVYQTVFALPYADGTGSAEMPSAARPFTARLVAELVSRGVQFAPVTLHTGVASAESHEPPYPERFAVPEASARLINAVRAGDGRVVAVGTTAVRAVESAAGPDGVVRARAGWTDLVVTPERGVRVVEGLLTGLHEPEASHLLMLEAVAGPAAIDRGYEAAVGGRYLWHEFGDVHLLLP